The following are from one region of the Fusobacterium animalis 7_1 genome:
- a CDS encoding replication initiation protein → MNEIVKYHKDFENKLVLKNFTASELNFLMAICTKVRDKKEDEVIFSFNELKNISNWTNKNDKDFIHSLEMTNKKLIELTFRFENEKEIIMFVLFPTFHIDKDEKTLKVAVNKKFAYLLNNLSNNFNWYQLKDFTSLNSKYSKLLYKELMLFKDTGYRIFKIEDFRKKLDIPEKYRMTNIKQKVLTPIEEDFKHIFSKFEIVKIKNGRDIAQIRFNFTYSNIKPVEVVEDTEKVVNKNIGPAGELEQYFKTTFPDVNYTIKHKEVLEKLLQNNSLEYVKQYLKDQWEYSQNDNNILNKSGYFSSLILGEKSVLKDYLPADYEEKKAEERNRNLKGINTITSLKDLAEKDVTDYEVRKNITPEQIEQQVLLKVDVTEEEYNKIKQDWINKQMEETSNNDLRVLESIFNASQSKKYNVIVPKIDENIEQENNKNIELNKIAELEKQLQEMKNKLKEVEDKKEIKIYTVEDIDPKLLVSKSGKKLTGNARQVKIEKILSELNKRGIK, encoded by the coding sequence ATGAATGAAATAGTTAAGTACCATAAAGATTTTGAAAATAAATTAGTTTTAAAAAACTTTACAGCTTCTGAACTAAATTTTTTAATGGCTATCTGTACAAAAGTTAGAGATAAAAAAGAAGATGAAGTTATTTTTTCATTTAATGAATTGAAGAATATAAGTAATTGGACTAATAAAAATGATAAAGATTTTATTCATTCATTAGAGATGACTAATAAAAAACTTATAGAATTAACATTCAGATTTGAAAATGAAAAAGAAATTATAATGTTTGTGTTATTCCCAACTTTTCATATAGATAAAGATGAGAAAACTTTAAAAGTAGCAGTTAATAAAAAATTTGCTTATTTATTAAATAATTTATCTAATAACTTTAATTGGTATCAACTTAAAGATTTTACTTCCCTTAATAGTAAATATTCTAAATTACTATATAAAGAGTTAATGTTATTTAAAGATACAGGATATAGAATTTTTAAAATAGAAGATTTTAGAAAGAAACTAGATATCCCTGAAAAATATAGAATGACTAACATCAAGCAAAAGGTATTAACACCTATTGAAGAAGATTTTAAACATATCTTTTCAAAATTTGAGATAGTAAAAATAAAGAATGGAAGAGATATCGCACAGATTAGATTTAACTTTACATATAGCAATATAAAGCCAGTAGAAGTAGTTGAAGATACAGAAAAAGTTGTTAATAAAAATATTGGCCCAGCTGGAGAGCTGGAGCAATATTTTAAAACAACTTTTCCTGATGTAAATTATACAATAAAACATAAAGAAGTATTAGAAAAATTGTTACAAAATAATAGTTTAGAGTATGTAAAACAATATTTAAAAGACCAGTGGGAATATAGTCAAAATGATAATAATATTTTAAATAAATCAGGATATTTTTCAAGTCTAATATTGGGAGAAAAATCAGTTTTAAAAGATTATTTACCAGCTGACTATGAAGAGAAAAAAGCAGAAGAAAGAAATAGAAATTTAAAAGGTATAAATACTATTACATCATTAAAAGATTTAGCTGAAAAAGATGTAACAGATTATGAAGTTAGAAAAAATATAACTCCTGAACAAATAGAACAACAAGTATTATTAAAAGTAGATGTAACAGAAGAAGAATATAACAAGATTAAACAAGATTGGATAAATAAACAAATGGAAGAAACTTCTAATAATGATTTAAGAGTTTTAGAAAGCATTTTTAATGCAAGTCAATCAAAAAAATATAATGTTATAGTTCCAAAAATAGATGAAAATATAGAGCAAGAAAATAATAAAAATATTGAATTAAATAAGATAGCTGAACTAGAAAAGCAATTACAAGAAATGAAAAATAAATTAAAAGAAGTAGAAGATAAAAAGGAAATAAAAATATATACAGTTGAGGATATAGATCCAAAATTATTAGTTAGTAAATCAGGAAAGAAATTAACAGGTAATGCAAGACAAGTCAAGATAGAAAAGATATTATCAGAATTAAATAAGAGGGGGATTAAATGA